From the genome of Symphalangus syndactylus isolate Jambi chromosome 7, NHGRI_mSymSyn1-v2.1_pri, whole genome shotgun sequence, one region includes:
- the LOC129486398 gene encoding uncharacterized protein isoform X1 produces the protein MTFFPCPNQDHGEVPVVHRVVVQGFGWDAELGWQSVIVLKGTFVRDGIRDKIKHKPKPWPRGKAGCGVEKRRCRLALLLLPAHIIKRRSLSWSVGCVRPKVLIFLLLGQPSVSEQEPESLNVGSRGAFWGLCARPALSSLFFPRTLERERAFPSGRPHRRGRREKSRRARCLLPAAQRAPPVEVNFPHPVLSPACPPSARPRRFQPQTLATG, from the exons ATGACATTTTTTCCTTGTCCTAATCAGGACCATGGTGAGGTCCCCGTGGTTCACCGAGTGGTGGTCCAGGGCTTTGGTTGGGACGCTGAGTTAGGTTGGCAAAGCGTCATTGTTTTGAAAGGCACATTCGTCCGGGATGGCATTCGTGATAAGATTAAGCATAAACCTAAACCTTGGCCTCGGGGGAAGGCAGGCTGCGGGGTTGAGAAGAGGAGATGCAGATTAGCTCTGCTTTTGCTGCCTGCGCACATAATTAAGAGGCGGTCCCTCAGCTGGAGCGTGGGCTGTGTCCGGCCTAAGGTGCTTATTTTCCTGTTACTTGGCCAGCCGAGTGTGAGTGAACAGGAGCCCGAGAGCTTAAATGTGGGATCTAG GGGCGCATTCTGGGGTCTCTGCGCAAGACCAGCTCTcagctctctcttctttcctcggACTCTGGAGCGGGAGCGGGCCTTTCCCTCGGGCCGACCACACCGTAGGGGACGCCGTGAAAAGAGCCGTCGCGCCCGCTGCCTCCTGCCCGCTGCGCAGAGGGCTCCACCCGTAGAGGTCAACTTCCCTCACCCTGTCCTCTCTCCTGCTTGCCCTCCCTCCGCCCGGCCCAGGCGCTTCCAGCCCCAGACTCTGGCCACTGGCTGA
- the LOC129486398 gene encoding uncharacterized protein isoform X2, with amino-acid sequence MTFFPCPNQDHGEVPVVHRVVVQGFGWDAELGWQSVIVLKGTFVRDGIRDKIKHKPKPWPRGKAGCGVEKRRCRLALLLLPAHIIKRRSLSWSVGCVRPKVLIFLLLGQPSVSEQEPESLNVGSRGAFWGLCARPALSSLFFPRTLERERAFPSGRPHRRGRREKSRRARCLLPAAQRAPPVEGLGTKERS; translated from the exons ATGACATTTTTTCCTTGTCCTAATCAGGACCATGGTGAGGTCCCCGTGGTTCACCGAGTGGTGGTCCAGGGCTTTGGTTGGGACGCTGAGTTAGGTTGGCAAAGCGTCATTGTTTTGAAAGGCACATTCGTCCGGGATGGCATTCGTGATAAGATTAAGCATAAACCTAAACCTTGGCCTCGGGGGAAGGCAGGCTGCGGGGTTGAGAAGAGGAGATGCAGATTAGCTCTGCTTTTGCTGCCTGCGCACATAATTAAGAGGCGGTCCCTCAGCTGGAGCGTGGGCTGTGTCCGGCCTAAGGTGCTTATTTTCCTGTTACTTGGCCAGCCGAGTGTGAGTGAACAGGAGCCCGAGAGCTTAAATGTGGGATCTAG GGGCGCATTCTGGGGTCTCTGCGCAAGACCAGCTCTcagctctctcttctttcctcggACTCTGGAGCGGGAGCGGGCCTTTCCCTCGGGCCGACCACACCGTAGGGGACGCCGTGAAAAGAGCCGTCGCGCCCGCTGCCTCCTGCCCGCTGCGCAGAGGGCTCCACCCGTAGAG GGGCTGGGAACAAAGGAGAGGAGCTAA